The nucleotide window attatattaattttataagatTAAATAGAAtacatattataaattttattaaaaataaaatatttaattttttaggaaaaacataattaaaatgttataaagctttataaaatgttcaaaacattctaattaaaatatataaaattaattataaaattaaaagaataatatTTCAATAAACCTTTCGAGATGGAGTGGTGCGTGATTCATCTAAACCTAATCCTAACCCcaatttaattaactaaaaatcAGTCCGTCCAATTTGAATTACTTTGTCCCCAAACCCTAACTTTAATTGGAGAAAAAAAAAGGTTACTAATAAATGAATCAGATCAAAACAGTCAACATAAGTGAACGTTGACTGGATCCTACGATCTTAACAGACAAGAAAGATGCagagaagaagaggaaaaaaaaaaaaagtttaaaatccGCCTATAGTCCTTGTACTtctaaaaaattagaaatttagttATTGTATTTGtacttttaagaatttaatttctctattttttcagattttaaattttaaattcaactATTAACACTACTAAATTTGTTgttatgatattttaaaataaaaactcaTTTAATAGAATACAAAAACAATtgaactttaaattttaaaatataaaaattaaggaactaaattttatgaaataaatgtACAGGGACTTATGATAATTTTAACCAAAAACcacaaagtaaaaaaaataatagtaaaatttttattctccaaatggttttaaatattttaataattcattattattttattaatggatTAAATGTTTGGAAATAAAATTCCAAAGAAAATAGTCATACAAAGTCAAGTGGTATGCAAAGGAAAATAGGGAGGGGGAGGCAGCCACCAATATTATAAACCCCAAATTCACCATAAGAGGTGCCCACTGTCTCTTTTGAAACCCCCCCTTTGCGTGTCTCAATTCTcctctctctctttctttctttctttccctctcAGTCTCTCTCTGAGTGTTTAATTTATTCTGTCTTTGGCCtgtctttttttttgtttgtttgttttttaagGTCACACAGTAGTGGTAGTGAAGGAGCTAAGTAGGCATGGGGAGAGCTCCATGCTGTGACAAAGCTAACGTGAAGAGAGGCCCTTGGTCTCCTGAAGAAGACGCCACCCTCAAAAACTATGTTCAGAGCCATGGCACAGGTGGTAACTGGATCGCTTTGCCCCTTAAAGCTGGTATATCCATCAAACCCATTTCACCCAAATGAGGGTTTAAAAAGACTGTTTCATCgttttatttacaattttttgACTGTTAATAATTACCGTACTTTTTCTCCTgcaagaaatttaaaaaaaaaaaagggactgGCCACTGTGTTTTGTCTCCTTGTTGCATGATCTTTGTTCAAAGTACTGTTTTCATGTCTGGGTATTTTATTCCTTTTTAGTCTCAGGTTCTATCCTGGTTTAACTTTTTTGATCATCAAAGAGAGAAAACAGTAAAAGATATGTAAAATTTGTTTTAATTGAAGCAGGCAGCTTCAACTCTTGGTTTTCACGTTTGTCTGTAAGAAAAACgttgaaatgtttttttttttttttggttcttgtTTGTCTTTGTCATTCTTTTATAGGCCTTAAGAGATGTGGCAAGAGTTGCCGATTACGATGGCTTAATTATCTCAGACCAGACATCAAACATGGAGGTTTTACCGAAGAGGAAGACAACATTATATGCTCTCTTTATAGTCAAATGGGAAGCAGGCAAGTTCGTTTTTGTCTTAAAGTTTCTTGTTAGCTTATTCAAATGTCggcatttttttataatttaagacATTTATGATTCTTGTTAGGTGGTCTTTGATAGCTTCTCAACTCCCTGGAAGAACCGAcaatgatgtgaaaaactattGGAACACTAAGttaaagaagaagctacttgcaGGGAAATCAAGCTTTAATGTGGACAACAGTGGCGGATTATTAAATGCTAACAACAACAATATCCCAACTCAACCACTGCCTTACAATCTTGATTACTCAACCACTTCACTGCCGATTTTATCTGATGTTAGCTATGGATTCTCTGTCAGTAATAGTAGTACTTCACAAAACATGGGTTTAGACCCAGTCATGCAGTTTTCAACTCCAGACACGATCACCAATCTGTCACAATCAGGTCCGAATTTGGACAACAGTCACAACAACATCGTTGTTGTCTCCTCCTCTCAAGAAGGATCCGCCTTGTCGGATTCTACTGGTAATGGATATGGTGAAGATACGGGGAGTATTATTTTGATGGATGATCAACAGTTCAGCTATGAGTTCCCTTATGAATTCGTCAATGGCGTCCTTGCAGGTCCAAGCTTTGAGTTCTCCCATGGTGATTTAAAGACTAGCCAAGGACTGAATCAAAGTGTTGCTACTAACCCTTATTGAGCCACAAAATTAAATGCTTGCCGCCTACAACAAAAGATCAAAAGCCATGTGAAAAGGAGAGGAGATGATTGGAtacaatatatatgtttatatatttttttaagaattttcTTTCCACATGCTTTATTATTAGATGATGATTTGGAAGATTAGGTTTTGTGTAGATAAGCAAAAATGATTATATTAACCTATGTCTGATTCAAAGTCAAGTCATTGTAGCTTTAATTTAATCTCAGATGTTGATTTTATAGCtaactttctttcttctcttaaccataccctttcaactttcTAAACTTAATCCCATTGCTAGATTATTCCTacctatacatatacatatatattaaaaattcacATAAAATTAATTGATTCTTTGATTACACTTATAAATTTAATAGTTTATTTGATTGATATTTAGTTTCaccaaataaatatatatatatatatatatataaaagatgaaattgaattataattttttaaatattaaaatgtaattttatcaatttttttccACCAACAATTATCTTCTCTTAATATTCTAAGGAACCAAGGAGACTGATGTTCATCCTTCACCTACATATAGGACTATTATGGTGGAGTTAAAATTTTCACAAATAACATTAAGAAATTGTCATGTGTTCTTATAGTATAATCACGGTGACGCTAGCCTCACCCCATCCCTTCTCTCTAGAAAAGAGTAAAATAGAAATTAGTTCATTttggaaattataaaattataatagtaacacaataaaattacatattgaatatccaaaaatttataatttaattttgattctcACAAAAATTATTTTGGCATCACTCCTGAGTATACAGATAAATGACAGCTTTCTAATCCAATTTATGAAGTTTCTTAACTTCATTGACGATAGATaagataattatttatatataaatatgttaaCTATCATAGACGAAGACGAATGGCGGGTAATGGCCGTGGCTCTACCCCCACCCAAATGATGATTTTGCTATAGAGGacatttaaattttgttaaataataaattagtataatagtaaaattatattttgtcctccaaaaaaataattttctggCTTCACCGTGTTAACTGCTAATGTTTAATATGAGAAATTTGTGTGAGAGAGAAAAAAAGTGGGggtatttgcaaaaaaaaaaaaaaattgtttgggGGGGGGGGATTGAAATAAAAGAGTGAAAATGCAAAGGAAAGGGGAGGGTGGGCATGGGTGTGAGGGTGATTCCATCATCATGTCTGCCTGTTTTTTGCTGTTTGAGTGGTCACGAAAGTTGCATGGGTTTGGTTTTGGCCTGTTCAAACCTCATCATGCATTTGCTGTAAACATATTCTCTTCTTACAGTAACCATAATATCTCTTTCTCCCCCCTCATAACTTATTCTCTATTATAGTTTTTGGTAATGTGATTGTGTGTTGTTATACTTGTCAGCTTTCTTATTTCTTTCCTCCATTATTATCATTCcatttacaatttaattattttattatcattaaacCTTTTCATATGTTGAATCTTCACCCCTGTTTTTACCATTTAAAATCTATCCACATTTTTCTCCAACCCTCAAATGATCCATAATTTAATGAAGTTCTAacgttttttatttctctttttccatCCATGCATCTGACTTTCTTACAACCCATTTGCCTTTTCTCTACCATCTTTCCATTTCAAAACTAAACCACCCAAAAATGGATAATCAATTTTTGAAGGACCAGaatgtaaatttattattatactaatttatAATTGCATCAACTCTAAAACTAAAATCGAAATATATCTAATGGGACTAATCTATAAGATAATTTACGCATGATATATCATGTAACCTAGTAATCGTCAACAcgttattgaaaaaaaaaaaacctaaataaTAAAAGCTTTTCTACTTTTAAAcatttatttttctatatttcttTTTTCCAATTTTCCACTTTTGCTTTCTAAAAATAAACAACCTTTCTCTTAAAGcaaacacatacatacatatgtaTTATATAATGTGAAATGAGAACCTTGCCAACctcattatattattatatgataAAGGCATTTTCCCCCCGGGCCTCTACTGTCAACATTTTTTTCAACAGATCCACAAATCTGCTGCAGTAAAGGGTGCTAATTAGCAGAAAAAACCAACAGTGGTTTAATTTGGAAACCCTAAGATATACACCCTGGGTGAATGCAATTAATCTTGTCTCAACTTGTCACCATCAAAACTACCCCAGTTTTGACTATCTGCTTGTTCAATACAACTTAAAAAGCTTGGTTAaattgatttatgaatttatttaaGATGGAggtaaatttagaaatttttaagAAGGTAATTTaaagagttaaaatataattttatcatttttcgggTGATTATTTAcgaaaaaattgaaataatatcTTTATATACACCTTTGaattgcaaaattataatttaatataataataaaaatcaattCTAATTTTCTCTTTGCCCTTATAAAAGAAGTGCTAAAAAGGATTCAAAATTCAAAGTTTGAAAAAAGTTTATTATaaagattttatttttctttacatGAGGGGATTAAGTAAAACAGAAAGGCCCTCAAAGGTGGGCAGACATTTTGTTCCCTCTAATGTTTGCACATTGCACTTTCAGACAATTTTTATCATAATGTCTTTTAACTATATCTTGGTGTCATTACATGTAAATGAATATTCCTTGTTTAAAAGTATTTAACAAGACAAGCATATCAGCACCATTGGATAGGCCACCATTGCTTCTCTCTCCCTTCTTCACTTGGGACAaagataatttaatttaatcctcaaTTAGTGTACTATTTAAAAAACATGTCTAAAGCTTAATCAATAAGGGAATATATGCAAcatttaaaatttgatgaaatcTTTAACATATGGACAAACAAGATTTTCAATCCCAATTACTTATTCAATCTGATTGTACTTACATATGCTTTTTATTATCTTCCAACAACAtgagtataataaaatattcttatatatatatatatatatataagaaaactcaCGAGTTGATTTCTCAATTTTAATTTATCAGAATTTGATCATtctatatttttacaaaaattgaaagttaatttatttattgataAATATATGAACTTAATTTATCAATCTTTTCCTTAATATATTACATGTAAACTGTTAGAACTGTTTATTTTAACAAAGCCAAGCATAAAAATgttgattatttttttttttgttttcggtCAATGGTTTAATGTTAAGAGTTAATAGTGTTACCCAATTAAATTAACTTCTAGGGGCGAAGGTAGAAAAAGTTTTAGGGGaggttaaaagaaaattttattattatactaatttataattttattgttaaaataGATGTCGTTAATGGCAATAGAAAGAttgtaaaaataaagaaaaataagaacacacagattttacgtggaaattTTTTTGGGAAAAAACTACATGTAGAAGAgaagaaattcactaatgttgaaaattaAATAATACAAGAGGACTTTTTACTACATCTATTTAAATGTTGAAAAacccttattctaatcaatgttaAATAGACgaagtgtagttctatacaaATTCTACTTGTGCTACATGGTTCGTACACAGATCCCCTTGCTTTACCACTATATTTTCTTTAACAAAGATTCAGGTTACACAATTTTAACATTTATAATATTTCAATGGACTTAGAAGCAATTTCATCATTTTGAGGACCAAGACCACCACCTGTGCCTTGGATTTGCCCTTGGTAACTTCTTAGTTTTCATgtctaataaattaaaatatagtgATTAACTTTTATGTTTTCGTATAATAAAGGGATCAAAGTCATAATTTgagtttatttaatattatttatatgaatttatcaattttcattaagaaatgtATTACCCTGTCATTTCATTTCaatgatattcacattttaacattttgattTCTGATCCTCTTTCAGCAACTAGCTATAATTTAAGAGAACAGGCACAAAGAAAAGAGGTTATTATATTCATAATTGACTCAACCCGTATATTTATAATactataaaggttaaaatatgctacaagtccttatttttataaatttaaaatttagtcattatactttTATTCTTAGGAATTTAGTCTctctactttttagatttcaaagttcaagttcaattgttaacaccattaaaatttttctgttaaatttattggtataacatttcaaataaaaaaatactcacttggtagtcatgtaattaaaaatataacattgcaataaacttgaatttaaaaaaaattaatggtgttaacaattaaacttgcattttaaattgaaaaagtagAGGCACTAAATTCATTGAAAGGGACTGAATCAAAAATGTACAAAAAAATACAGGAACttagagcatattttaacctaataTAAAAGATTTGCATATATTCATTCATTTTTTTGGTCTAATTCTTAATTTCATCTTTCTACTTTAAAAGGTCTAGGAAATTAATTAGTCCCTCTAATTTGTCAGAATTCGTTCCTTGTACTTCAGAGTAATTGAGGAAAATTAGCCTATTTGTTGGTAAACACATGAACTTGAATTGCAAATTTTTCCTAATTTGCTGCATATAAATGGTTAAACTGTCGATATTTACTAATTCTTCCATATAAACTGTAACGACCCGATTTTTGTCAGTATCAAAAGAACCCGGTTCAATGTCGATTTTAATTAAATCGGATTAGTCAAAAAATTGAACCGAATAAATATGTGTTGAATACGAAACTTCAGGGTCCAACTttaatgtggaattaaattaaatCGGTTGTTAATTATAGAACAAAAACTAACTTGCAAGGTGTTATAAAGAGTGAAACTTGATTAAGGAAATAATTGAGGCCCTTAATTGCTATTAAGCCAACTTTGAAAATAAGATAATGGGATGGCTTGATCATAGCCATTACTCTCCATTAATCTTTACCAAATTCAATAGTAACCATTAGATTTaatgattaataaataaaataaaataatatagttAATTAAAGTTAGCATGTTAATGTGATTGTGGGATGAAAGAGAGGACTGATTTTCCTCCCATCCTTTCTCCTACATTCGACTACagaagaaacaaagaaagaaaattggGTTCTTCATTTCACCATTGCCGTCCATTGCATTGTTAATTAAGGtgatcttttcttttaattttagttgGACTATTAAGTAATGATGCTAGTTGGTTCAATTCCAATCCTTAGATTAATGAATTGTTGATGTTTTGGTTGAGTTTCCATAATTCAAAATCTTTATAAAATTTGATACTAATAGCTCAAATTTATGCATGTTGATATTAATTAAGATTATAATAGAATATATTACAATTGTAGTAAAAAGTATTAAATTAAGCTTGAATCAAGCTTAGAAATTATAGTTAAATTAGGTGTAATTAGGGGCTTATTTGTAAAGGATAAAAACATGGAGGTTGATAATGAATATTAGTGTCTCGAGACATCAAGTATAAATTTAATCATTTGGGGCATTGCCTAATCCAAGTCTCAAGATTGACCTTATAAGTCTCGAGACAAGTTGGTTTTAGTCTTGAGACAGCTTGACATTTGTCACGAGATAAGATCACATCGAAGTTAAAATAGATTTACCCTATTTCAAGTCTTGAGATAGCCAAACATCAAACCTAAAATATCAAAACAGGGGATTGTTGTCCTGAGACTATAAGGGACATTGTCTTGAGACAAAAAATGTAAACATCGAAATTAAGGGTCTGAACATGGAAGTTTTGTCTCGAGACAAGACCTCTATTGTTTCGAAACACCCTGctaaaatttgttaattttagaTTTGAGTCTTAACTCCATATTTGACCTCATTTAATCTTGAATTGTTTATAATGAGATCATTTGACATTCATTGAACATGTACATATGATTTAATTGaaattatacattatttatttgaatttatgttaCTAGTAAAATCATATCCTATACATGTTTgtatataaaatttgaaaatgaatgagatttattatgtttgtattttaaagttcatttattaaataaataaactaagtTACTATGAGTTGCTCCGGCAACAAATGTGATATCCTATATTTGGATCGATAATTTGGTCGAGTATGAAGTGTCACATAAACTAGTAAAATTATAGACTTTTAGGTCGACAACGATTAAAAATGTTACCTAATTGGACTAACTTCTCAATTTTCGTAAAGtacaaatataaatttattataaattaaagtaGAAAAGCCAACTTTCCAAACTTCACGAAGTATAAAGATGAAATTCATAAATAAACCCGAAAAAACTATTTGTTTGAAAGATCACCTaccataaaacaaaagaaaacaaaacattTGATTATGAATATATGGCTTCTAAGGTTTGAATATTATTGATTCCCATAGTTTTGATGTGATAAAGTTATTATGATAAATTAGTCCAATTCCGAGCCAAATTCAAGTCAATGAAACGGACAGCCTTATTGAAAATAGATGATTCCATTAAACAAAGatgataattaaaaagaaaatagatgagtatttatttatttaattttaaattgttttgggTGGAATCATGCAAAACTTTGATTTATTATACAAAAATGGTCAATATAGAGAATCTCAAATGCTTCGTCTTTGACGTTTACCATTTCAACATTTATGGTTCATTTTAAGGTCATGTTCTTTCATTAGTTTTCCAACGTATGCTACATTTTCTATGATTTAAGTCTTTGATTtgattttattctttttaaattcCTTAAGCCCGCTGTCTGCTGTTTGAAcgtcaattctttttttttttttttgtctaattctaatttctaaatttcatataatattattttatcaaatttacccattatattattttattgaaatttaatatgaaaattgaaaagttattTCAATTAGGTACTGCTATTAAACTTTATCATTAAATTGTTGACTTGAAAATTAAAAGTTTGAATGAATGAAAATTAATAATGCAACAATTTATATATAACAAATAAGCAAAAATTAgttgtttatttttttagtgaaaaataaaataatttacatcaaatCAATTGTTTAGAAGCACCTCGTTAGGTGGCACATCGAAAATTTGTAAGCTTGACATCTAAACTAGGCAGAGCTTAGCCAAACGATCTGCAAATTGCGGATTTCCCTCTCTAGGCACATATCTGACCTTCCACTATCCTTCATAACACATAATCCTTTAAGCTCATCTAAGTACTGTGATGGTTGAATCTTCCAACCCCTTATTTGTCAAGGCCTTAGCCACCTCTAAATTTACTAACAATTGGATTAACTTCTCAATTTTTGTAATGTACAATGATTAAAATTTCAGAAGTTAAAGTACAATGACTAACTTATCAATTTTCATAAAGTATAGGGATGAATGTGGAGTATGCCTCGCATTTCAGTCAAATTAAGACACAATCAGATAGTGACATCGCAACAAGATGGAACTCCTCGTCCCGATGAGTTGTCG belongs to Gossypium arboreum isolate Shixiya-1 chromosome 7, ASM2569848v2, whole genome shotgun sequence and includes:
- the LOC108481272 gene encoding transcription factor MYB36-like, which translates into the protein MGRAPCCDKANVKRGPWSPEEDATLKNYVQSHGTGGNWIALPLKAGLKRCGKSCRLRWLNYLRPDIKHGGFTEEEDNIICSLYSQMGSRWSLIASQLPGRTDNDVKNYWNTKLKKKLLAGKSSFNVDNSGGLLNANNNNIPTQPLPYNLDYSTTSLPILSDVSYGFSVSNSSTSQNMGLDPVMQFSTPDTITNLSQSGPNLDNSHNNIVVVSSSQEGSALSDSTGNGYGEDTGSIILMDDQQFSYEFPYEFVNGVLAGPSFEFSHGDLKTSQGLNQSVATNPY